CATCAGCATTAGCCTTAACCGTGGCCTTTTCAGTTGCAAGGTTTACACTAACATCAATTACACCATCAATCTTTCTTAATGCTTTTTCTACACGGCTAACACATGACGCGCAGCTCATCTCTTCAACAAAAAAATTATATTCGATAGTTTTCATTTGAGGCATTCCTTGATTTTAGGTATGGTAGATATTGTAGTATTAATTATCTTTTTAACAAGAATGCACCTTTTTGATATATACTACCCAAAAAGATACTGTAAAGATAACCAAGTGAAAAATAATTCGATTATCAACCCCCATTATGAAAAACAAGACCAGACAATTACCTATTGCCCAGTTGATGTCACAATTAATATGATTGGTGGTAAATATAAATCGCTAATACTATGGAAATTGATGTCCAAAAGCGCCATGAGATTTTCTGAGTTACACAAAGAAATTCCAACAGCCACAGCTAAAATGCTAACCCAACAACTACGCGAACTTGAATCAAATGGCTTAATTCATCGACACGTTTTTCCGGTGGTACCACCTAAAGTTGAATATTCTTTAACTAATTTTGGCAAAAGTATAAAACCAGTACTTGAATCAATGTATTTATGGGGCAGTGACTATTTAAATAATCAAGGTTTACAAGTTAATTGTTCAATGACCGCATTAGATCAATAAATTACTGTTTGTGGTTAATGACAAGTATAGATACAGGGACAATACATCCCTGCATTTAAAGAAAGAAATTAAAATTAATTACGCAATTTTTCTGGCCAATCGTTTTGAGTCGTCACCAGCAAATCTTTAACAATTTTCGGATTCCCTGCAACAATATTACCAGAAACCATATAATTATTACCGCCAGCAAAGTCGGTAACCACACCACCAGCTTCACGTAAAATCAATTCACCAGCAGCAATATCCCATGGTTTTAAACCAATTTCAAAAAAGCCATCTAAACGCCCAGATGCAACATAAGCTAAATCTAACGCAGCTGAGCCAGTACGACGGAAATCACCACATTTAGTAAATAACTTTTGTAAAACCGCAAAATAACTATCACTATGTTGTTTCGCTTTAAAAGGGAAAGCTGTTGCAAGCACACTACCTTCTAAATCTTTAGCATTACTTACACGAATACGATAACCATTAAGTTGAGCACCTTTACCACGTGCAGCAGTAAACAACTCATTACTCATTGGATTATAAACGACCGCCACTTCGGTTTTACCTTTGACACGAGCAGCAATAGACACAGCGAAATGTGGAATATTTTTAATAAAATTTGTAGTACCATCAATTGGGTCAATTATCCATTGCGTATCAGCATCACTACCTTTAGCAAGGCCACTTTCTTCGGCAATAATAGTATGATCTGGATAAGCTTTTTTGATTGTTTCGATAATCAAAGCTTCAGCGGCACGATCTGCATTAGTCGCAAAATCATTAGCACCTTTAGTATCAATTTCGATTGAACTAGGATTTTCATAGGCCTTAATGGCAACATTACCTGCTTTACGAGCAGCACGAATAGCAATATTAAGCATCGGATGCATAATTTTCTTCCAATTGATGATGTTAAAGAACGGGTTAATTTAGCAAACTTACAAAGTCATACTAAAATTTAGGGCATAGTATAAAGGTTTTATCGATTTATTGCCAGATTATGTTGGGATCTAGATTTGAAATCGCAAAAGTAAAAATTTGGGCAATAAATAAGCTGGTGCGTAATAAAAAAACAAAATTTAATAATAAAAGTTATAATTATACTATTTAATGAATTTAACATACTTACTTGAATTTAATGGATTTAATATGAAACTATAAATTTTGTGTAGTACCTGCGTAAATATCAAATTGTGAAGTTTTCGAATGAAAATGCATATTTTAAGTTTAGACTTTCTCGTCTTGTAAACTAAGCCCCTCCCCATTTAAAGAAGCACATTATTTGCATAAAACCTAAATGTTTTAAAGCTAGACGAAAAGCTTATCTAGCTTGGGTAAAATGAAACTGGAAAGATAAAGAATTAACGGAATATGGAAAAAAGATTAGCGCTCTTTGAAAAATAAAACCCCTCACAAATTAAATTGCTTTAGCTAGCACACTAATATGTTCTTCAGAAATATAATGAACAAAATCTAGACAAATGTCATATTCAATACAATAATAAAGATGCTTCAAATATTAACTTATTATTTATGGAGATAAAAAATAATTTGATGAAATAAAAATATACAAAAGGAAACATAAAATTATGAAAATTTTTAAATACGCTTTATTAAGTTGTAGTTTGTTCATATTATTTGGATGTTCTGGAAATAGAGAATCATTACCAAGAACAAAGATTGTAGAAACAGAAGTAATTACCTTAAATAATGGCACGAATATTAATGTAATAACTGAAAATGCCATTAATGGGCAGGTAATTAATGATACTAATAATTATTTAAACGTTGTTACCCGAGGTGATACAGCACAAGCTGTTGGAGTAAAAATGGTTCAATTTGCCACTGCATTTTTTGGTAACCTTGGTGGAAATGTAAATACTTTTTCAAAAACAGATTTAAAAGGTAGTTATGTAAATTCAGTACCAAATAAAACCATGGAGCTTTTGAAACCTCAGTTATATACAATATTAAAAAAAATAAAAGCCAACAAACAAAAAGAACACACCATAACTATCCAACCTTATAAATTTAAACTAATTTATGATGGTATAACTGATAATAAATACAATTTTATTTACCAAACATTCATTAAAACCAATGGATTTACTTTTACTTGTTCTAGCGATAGTTTACCGCTAGATGATAAAACCAAAACTTTTGATGCATGGGAAAGTAATAACTATCAGTTGGTCCAAAATATTACTTCAAAATTAATCAATAATTGTATAACTCAATTAAATTCAGAAAAAAATTTCATACAACTTGAAGATGCTTTTAAATAAGAATTAATTATTAGCAATATAGTATGCTAACCATATAAAAGATTGATTTTAATCAATCGGTTATAAAATTCTTTTTTGATTATAAAAACCAGAAATTTAAATTATAAATATCTGGTTTTTTATTCATCACATCGTAAATTATCATATATTAACTATTACCGTTTGAATTCAATATGATTATTAATCATAATCATTTCCTTTAGTAAAAATATCATTTAATACATACACTTAAATTAAAAATAAAGTTACATGTTTTTTTGTCTGGGAATTCGCTTATTAGTCGCATTAAATTAGGAATTATTGCATAATATATGGCGTATAAAATACCGAACTTAAGTTAGGAATAATTATGGAACTTCTTTGCCCCGCTGGCTCATTACCATCCCTAAAAGTGGCGATTGATAATGGAGCTGATGCTGTCTATATTGGTTTAAAAGATGATACCAATGCTCGCCATTTTGCTGGTTTAAATTTTAATGAAAAGCGACTTGTTGAAGCATCAGATTATGTTCACAAGCGCGGTAAAAAATTACATATAGCTATTAATACCTTTGCTCATCCTGAAAACTTTGAGCGATGGCAATATGCTGTTGATACTGCAGCTAACATTGGTGCTGATGCTTTAATCATTGCTGATTTAGCAATGCTTGATTATGCTGCAGAAAAATATCCGAATCTTGAGCGTCATGTTTCGGTGCAAGCGTCATCAACCAATGAAGAGTCAATTAAGTTTTATTATAATAACTTTCAGGTGCATCGTATTGTTTTACCTCGTGTGTTATCTATGCATCAAGTTAAACAGTTATCACAAGTATCCCCCGTACCTTTAGAGGTTTTTGCGTTTGGTAGTTTATGTATTATGGCGGAAGGTCGCTGCTATTTATCTTCATACCTAACAGGTGAATCGCCAAATACTGTTGGCGCTTGCTCTCCTGCAAAATTTGTCCGTTGGGAAGAGACCGATAAAGGGCTTGAATCAAGACTCAACAATGTTTTAATTGATTGTCATAAACAAGGTGAAAATGCTGGGTATCCAACACTTTGTAAGGGACGTTATTTTGTTGGAAATACACTTTATCATCCAATTGAAGAGCCAACCAGTTTAAATACAATTGAACTATTACCGGAGCTTTTTGCTGCAAATATCGCTTCCGTTAAAATTGAAGGAAGGCAACGCAGTCCAGCTTATGTAGAACAAGTCACAAAAGTATGGAGACAAGCTATTGATCGCTATAAAGCGAATCCACAAGCATTCCAAGCTGAAAAGAATTGGATGGATACCTTGGGCTCTGTTTCAGAAGGAACACAAACAACTTTAGGTGCTTATCACCGTAAATGGCAATAATTGGCCAGCATTGATATTGAAATTTTAAAATAAAATAAACATATAATAATCTTAGTAGTTTTCAATATTAATGTGCTAGCCAATTGACTATTCAAGAATTTAAATATAGTGAGCAAAACTATGAAATATGCATTAGGACCAGTGCTTTATTATTGGCCTAAAATTGAAACTGAATCTTTTTATCAAGCCGCTAAAGATAGCGAAGCTGATATTATTTATATGGGCGAAACGGTATGCACCAAACGCCGTGAAATGAAAGTACCTAATTGGTTAGATTTAGCCAAAGAAATTGCTAAGTCTGGTAAACAAGTAGTACTCTCTACCCTTGCATTACTGGAAGCGCCATCAGAACTGAACGATTTAAGACAATTAGTAAATAATGGTGACTTTTTAGTTGAAGCTAATGATTTGGCTGCCATTAATATTGCCCACGATAATAAAGTACCTTTCGTCGCTGGCCCAGCGATTAACTGTTACAACGCATTTACGCTAAAATTATTACAAAAACAAGGTATGGTACGGTGGTGTATGCCCGTAGAACTATCTCGTGATTGGTTAAATAATGTTCTCAACCAATTTGATTCTTTAAAAATTGATCGTAAATTTGAGGTTGAAGTGTTTAGTTATGGTTATTTACCATTAGCTTATTCTGCTCGTTGTTTTACAGCCAGATCAGAAGATAGACCAAAAGATAAATGTGAAACCTGTTGTATAAAATATCCTGTAGGACGAGAAGTGTTTTCTCAAGAACAACAAAAGGTGTTTGTACTAAATGGCATTCAAACCCAAAGTGGTTATTGTTACAATTTAGGTAATAATCTGAAAGATATGAAAGGGTTAGTCGATATTGTGCGTATTTCACCACTTGGTATTGAAACGCTTGATGTAGTTAAACAATTTAAAGCCAATGAAGACGGTACAAACCCATTACATATTGAACATAAACGAGACTGTAATGGTTATTGGAATGGGATTGCTGGACTTGAACTTACACAATAAACTACCTGAAAAATTTAGAGTAGATTTCCCTGCTCTAAATCACTCTGTTTATCTTGATTCGGCTGCTACTGCGTTAAAACCGCAAACTATGATTGATACAACGGTTGAATATTATGCACATAATACCGCAACCGCACAGCGAAGTTTACACCAAGATGCACTAAAAGTTACCACAGCTATTAGTGAAGCTCGGCAAAGTGTGGCTAAGTTTATTCATAGCCAATCAAGCCAACAAATTGTTTGGACTCGTGGAACCACCGAATCAATAAATATAATTGCGCAAAGTTATGCTAGACCTTTACTACAGGCCGATGATGAAATAATTGTCAGCGAATTAGAGCACCATAGCAACCTATTACCTTGGCTGATCGTAGCCAAACAGACTGGTGCAAAGGTAATTAAATGGACTGCTGATGTTAATGAACTTTCATCATTACTATCACCCAAAACTAAAATTGTGGCCATAACCCAGATGTCTAATGTTACTGGCTTTTGCCCTGACTTAGTTAAAATTAGTCAATTAGTCCATCAGCATAATGCCATTTTAGTGGTAGATGGTGCACAAGGTGTTGTTCATCAGCCAATTGATGTTGAAAAGCTAGATATCGATTTTTACGCTTTTTCTGCCCATAAGTTATATGGCCCAACAGGGCTTGGCGTTCTATATGGAAAACAACATTTATTAGAACAGATGGATGTTTGGCAAGGTGGCGGTAAAATGTTGAAAAATACAACATTTTCAGATTTTGAAGTCGAAGATTTGCCTTATAAATTCGAAGCTGGTACCCAAAATATTGCAGGAATACTTGGTTTTAAAGCAACATTAGATTGGCTAAAAAAATGGGATGAAGCACAATTAAATGGTTATATAACACAATTGGCAAATTACGCTGAATCAAAATTAAGTAAATTGAACCATATCCAATTCTACAGTGTTAAAAATAGTCCAATAATTAGCTTTAATATGCATAACATTCATCATAATGATATCGCTATTTTATTAAGTGAACAAAACATAGCCATTCGAACAGGTGGATTATGTGCAAAGCCGTTGATGGATAAACTTGGCTGTCATGGGGTTATTCGCATTTCAATAATGCCATATAATAATCAGCAAGACATTGATAGTTTTGTTACAGCACTGAAAAATGCTATTGAGGTTTTAACTTAGGATTTTACGCTAATCGCTTATCTTTTATCTCTAATTACTAACTGGTTTTATTATGTTATCACCACTATTTGAACTATTTTCTAAGCAACATAACTGGCAAGATCGTTATCGGCAATTAGTTGCTTTATCAAAGCAATTACCAGATTTTCCTGATGACCAAAAAACTGAAGCGAATCAGATTGATGGCTGTGAAAATCGAGTATGGTTAACCGTCAAAAAACAACCTGATGATTCCTTTATTTTTCAAGGTGACAGCGAAGGTCGAATTGTTAAAGGATTGCTCGCTGTTTTAATTATGATTGCCAATAATAAAAATGCAGAACAAATTAAGGCTCTTGATTTTCACGCGATATTAAATCAGTTAAAAATTATTGATGAATTGAGTCAATCCAGGCAGCAAGGACTAGATAAAATGATTGAACGAATTAAATTGTTAACTAATGATGTAAAAAAAGGAGAATAAATTCTCCTTTTTTTAATTATTTATGATTAGCGTTGGGTAAATAACGTAATAACTTTTTTCACGCCAGCAACTTTACTTGCAACATTAGCGGCTTCTTGCCCTTCTTCACTGGTAACAATGCCAATTAAAAACACTTCGCCATTTTCAGTTACCACTTTGATATTACGTGCTTTGGTTTTGGAATTCATGATAAGTTGAGATTTAACTTTTGTTGTTATCCACATATCATTACTGATAGTTCCAGCACCGACAGGCTCACCTGAGCGAATTTGGTTATAAACTTTCTTCACACCTTCAACTTGATATGCAAGACGTTCAGCCTTTTCAATTTGTTCTGCATTCGCTTGGCCAGTTAAAATAATATTGCCATCATAGGTACTTGAGGAAATACGAGAGCCTATAAAGAAAGGACCATTTTCGCTTAGCTTATTATTCATTCTGGTATTGAGCGTTGTATCATCAACTTGCGTTCCAGTAGTACGTGGATCGGTTGCAACTTTTGCTGTAGCGCCAGCGCCGACACCAATAACAGCCGCTACACAACCTTGTAGCATTAAAGCACCCGATACTAATACAGCAACTAAGACAATTTTTTTCATTATTACTCCTTTTATTTACAGCTCAGTAAAATTCAAATACTGATAAATTCTTTTTATTATGCCTTGTAGATAATGATTTGCAAAATAATTTTATTATTCTGAAATGTAAAAGTTATTTGATTATTTTTAATTAACATATCTCAAGAAAGCAATTACTCTACTTGTTAAAACAAACATTTATTTTTCTATAAAATCTGCTATCTTTTTACACAGATTAATAATAAACATTAACAGAGTTAAGCTATGCATCAAGATTGTATCGATTGGTTATTTGGATTATCTGCACCAATGGTTGCATTAAATAAAGAAGAAGGCGCAAGTTATACCTCACCTTATTTTTATCCAGAACGAAATTATACTGATATGAAAAAAGACTGGGGCATTGACTCTCGAGAAAGCCTATTATCAATGATTTTTGATATGGTTGATGATGGTCATGCGCCGGCTTTATCTAAACACTATTTTATGTACCCAAGATTAACCGCTCCTCATTGGCTTAAATATATTGAAAAACACTGCGATTACGATAAAGTCTTAATTGAATATGTAGAAAAAACCTATTCCGAGTGTGGTGTTGGTGGCATACGTAGCTTTGATTATGCAAGAATGGGCTATCTATTACGCAATGGCACCAGCAATATGTTCATTAATGAAGATGAAGCACTATGGATTTTTTATAGAATAGCGCTACGAGCTCAACACTATTATTCATCTTGGCAAAGCTATTTTTCAGGATGGTTTATTGGGTATCAATATTGGGAATCATTATCCAATAAAGAAGATTTAGAGCAGCTACGTTGCGAATTATGTCGCTCATCGCGTAATTGGACTATGTCCAAGTTATATTCCAATGAAGACTCCCCCTATCATCACTTACCTTGGTATATCGAACTTGAAGAAATAGAAAAACCACAATCTTTAATGGAGTATGCTTGGTCATGAATAATAATTTTTGGCAATTATTGGGTATTGATAAAACCATTGATATAACAGAAATTCGTAATGCTTATCGAGCAAAACTTCCTCAATATCACCCCGAAACAGATCCAGTAGGCTTTAAAGCTTTACGGGAAGCTTATGAATTGGCGTTGCAATACGCAAAGTCACCAGAAGAAACAGATGAACAGTCCAATCAAGAGCAAGAGGAAGTAAGCATTACCGAAGAAGAACGCCAAGTCAAAGAGATCTGTGATAATTATCAAGCATTACTCGATGATCCTGCTCGCTGCAATGATGTTGATGAATGGCAAAAGTTTATTGCCTCCTTTTTTGATTACCCAATGTCTGTATTAGATATTGCTAAATGGAAAATGTTAGATATCAGTTATGATACATTAACCATATCACTTACTTGCTTAAAAATATTGGCAGAAAATTTACGTTGGCGCCAACAAGTGATGGATCACTATCCTGATAAGATTGAAATGTACGAGAATTTTTTCGATCACATTGAACGGGGTGATTTGTTTGACTATAACTGCCTGCCTAAAAATAATAAAGCAGTACAAAATGAAACTATCAATTATGTGCGTAATGCGCAATGGATTTTTTGGGATAAACCTTATAAGGAATTAAATAAGTATTTTTCTATTCATACTGTGATTTACTTACCCAATAACCAGGAATTGATGGAAGATTTAGCTCATTGGTATAGCTTTGCTAAAATGAAAAATAAAAGTTTATTAGAATATGCTTTAACTCGCATCGCTAATTCCAACCAAGATGAAGCTAATCAATGGAAAGTTGTTGCAGCAATACAATACTCTTTACTTGAAGATGAAGAAAATGCCTTTCAATTCTGGGTAGAGTTATATCATTTACCACAATATCAAGAGCAAGCTGCTATTTGGTTAATTAAGTGGTGTACCAAAAACCATCACAATTATTTACCTTTACTGCTCCTTGCACTTAATCAATCATATTGTTTACCTGCTGAAACTGATAATAAATATTTATATGCAATACCCCAACTCACTACAACTACAAACTCACGATTGTTCAAATTAAAAATAGAAGATTACCCAGAAGAAATTTCTAGTGTTATTAGATGGGCAACGGATATTAATTGGAATTATCGCCAAGTGTTATATACATTATTACATGATGATGGAACCAGTAGCTTTTATCGCTTATATCGTCATGCAATTATGTTACGACACGGTAATGAAACATTATTACATGCAATCTTAAATGATCACTTTGAAGATCAATTTGAACAATTTATCTTACAAAATCTACAACGCCAGGCTAAACAGCACCTTGAATGGCTAACAAAACTTTCACCAGTCCAAGAATTTAAAGCTTGGTTATATTATGATGATACTATTATTCCAACTCAGTTTGACCCTGACGAAAATGGTGAATATGTTTTATTTGGTCGTTTATGGCTAGATAGATTCGATGATATTCCAGACACAGCTAAACTAAATTTATATAGAAATATTAGCTATCGCAATATGGAGATGTTTGACTGGCCAATATATTTTCATTTCAGAGGGCGAGATAATTTACCCAAATTACCAGTCGAGTTAATTACTGATAATAAAGATGCATATTGGCAATGGTATCGTCATTGTCTATTGGTCGTGACTATTGGTAATTCGCCGTTTAAAGCTGCAAATTTCATTAGGAAAAATAATCAGTTATTTCATTTGCCTGATGATGATCAACTCACACCACTATTAAATACTTTTAAGTCTAATGAATGGCAAAATGAAGTTGAGTTATATAATCTGATCGATTGTAATAACAAGCTAACAAGTAGTATGTTATGTAATTACCCTAATGCCATTGAATATTTTATTGATATACCTGAGGATGTTAATTTTACCGATATCAAACAAAATATAGATCAATTATGGCAAGCTAAATTAGCTAACCACTCACCAGCATATTTAATGCTACTCCATACAATAATCTTAAATAAACTGAATCAAAAAGAGGAGTTACATCAGGTCTTACAAAAATTAGCTGGTGATGATGAAGCATTGCAACAATTAGCTAAAGCATTTGAGAACAAACTATCAATCTCCTCCTCATTTAGGAAAGAAAATCGTGATATTTATCAATTATTAAACCAATTGAAAACCCTTAATGAAAATTTATCTGAAGATAATATGATTTTTAATGATGATAAAAGTAATAAATTGGAGAATATTAGAAGTGATACGGATAATGATCTAATATTACGTTTATGCTCTACACTGCTTCTAGCAAAAAATATTGAAAATCAAAAAAATCTTGAAGCAAAAT
This Gilliamella sp. ESL0443 DNA region includes the following protein-coding sequences:
- a CDS encoding peptidase U32 family protein, which encodes MELLCPAGSLPSLKVAIDNGADAVYIGLKDDTNARHFAGLNFNEKRLVEASDYVHKRGKKLHIAINTFAHPENFERWQYAVDTAANIGADALIIADLAMLDYAAEKYPNLERHVSVQASSTNEESIKFYYNNFQVHRIVLPRVLSMHQVKQLSQVSPVPLEVFAFGSLCIMAEGRCYLSSYLTGESPNTVGACSPAKFVRWEETDKGLESRLNNVLIDCHKQGENAGYPTLCKGRYFVGNTLYHPIEEPTSLNTIELLPELFAANIASVKIEGRQRSPAYVEQVTKVWRQAIDRYKANPQAFQAEKNWMDTLGSVSEGTQTTLGAYHRKWQ
- a CDS encoding DUF1266 domain-containing protein, coding for MHQDCIDWLFGLSAPMVALNKEEGASYTSPYFYPERNYTDMKKDWGIDSRESLLSMIFDMVDDGHAPALSKHYFMYPRLTAPHWLKYIEKHCDYDKVLIEYVEKTYSECGVGGIRSFDYARMGYLLRNGTSNMFINEDEALWIFYRIALRAQHYYSSWQSYFSGWFIGYQYWESLSNKEDLEQLRCELCRSSRNWTMSKLYSNEDSPYHHLPWYIELEEIEKPQSLMEYAWS
- the dolP gene encoding division/outer membrane stress-associated lipid-binding lipoprotein — translated: MKKIVLVAVLVSGALMLQGCVAAVIGVGAGATAKVATDPRTTGTQVDDTTLNTRMNNKLSENGPFFIGSRISSSTYDGNIILTGQANAEQIEKAERLAYQVEGVKKVYNQIRSGEPVGAGTISNDMWITTKVKSQLIMNSKTKARNIKVVTENGEVFLIGIVTSEEGQEAANVASKVAGVKKVITLFTQR
- the csdA gene encoding cysteine desulfurase CsdA — protein: MVIGMGLLDLNLHNKLPEKFRVDFPALNHSVYLDSAATALKPQTMIDTTVEYYAHNTATAQRSLHQDALKVTTAISEARQSVAKFIHSQSSQQIVWTRGTTESINIIAQSYARPLLQADDEIIVSELEHHSNLLPWLIVAKQTGAKVIKWTADVNELSSLLSPKTKIVAITQMSNVTGFCPDLVKISQLVHQHNAILVVDGAQGVVHQPIDVEKLDIDFYAFSAHKLYGPTGLGVLYGKQHLLEQMDVWQGGGKMLKNTTFSDFEVEDLPYKFEAGTQNIAGILGFKATLDWLKKWDEAQLNGYITQLANYAESKLSKLNHIQFYSVKNSPIISFNMHNIHHNDIAILLSEQNIAIRTGGLCAKPLMDKLGCHGVIRISIMPYNNQQDIDSFVTALKNAIEVLT
- a CDS encoding U32 family peptidase, which translates into the protein MKYALGPVLYYWPKIETESFYQAAKDSEADIIYMGETVCTKRREMKVPNWLDLAKEIAKSGKQVVLSTLALLEAPSELNDLRQLVNNGDFLVEANDLAAINIAHDNKVPFVAGPAINCYNAFTLKLLQKQGMVRWCMPVELSRDWLNNVLNQFDSLKIDRKFEVEVFSYGYLPLAYSARCFTARSEDRPKDKCETCCIKYPVGREVFSQEQQKVFVLNGIQTQSGYCYNLGNNLKDMKGLVDIVRISPLGIETLDVVKQFKANEDGTNPLHIEHKRDCNGYWNGIAGLELTQ
- the suhB gene encoding inositol-1-monophosphatase — translated: MHPMLNIAIRAARKAGNVAIKAYENPSSIEIDTKGANDFATNADRAAEALIIETIKKAYPDHTIIAEESGLAKGSDADTQWIIDPIDGTTNFIKNIPHFAVSIAARVKGKTEVAVVYNPMSNELFTAARGKGAQLNGYRIRVSNAKDLEGSVLATAFPFKAKQHSDSYFAVLQKLFTKCGDFRRTGSAALDLAYVASGRLDGFFEIGLKPWDIAAGELILREAGGVVTDFAGGNNYMVSGNIVAGNPKIVKDLLVTTQNDWPEKLRN
- a CDS encoding SufE family protein, which encodes MLSPLFELFSKQHNWQDRYRQLVALSKQLPDFPDDQKTEANQIDGCENRVWLTVKKQPDDSFIFQGDSEGRIVKGLLAVLIMIANNKNAEQIKALDFHAILNQLKIIDELSQSRQQGLDKMIERIKLLTNDVKKGE
- a CDS encoding J domain-containing protein, which translates into the protein MNNNFWQLLGIDKTIDITEIRNAYRAKLPQYHPETDPVGFKALREAYELALQYAKSPEETDEQSNQEQEEVSITEEERQVKEICDNYQALLDDPARCNDVDEWQKFIASFFDYPMSVLDIAKWKMLDISYDTLTISLTCLKILAENLRWRQQVMDHYPDKIEMYENFFDHIERGDLFDYNCLPKNNKAVQNETINYVRNAQWIFWDKPYKELNKYFSIHTVIYLPNNQELMEDLAHWYSFAKMKNKSLLEYALTRIANSNQDEANQWKVVAAIQYSLLEDEENAFQFWVELYHLPQYQEQAAIWLIKWCTKNHHNYLPLLLLALNQSYCLPAETDNKYLYAIPQLTTTTNSRLFKLKIEDYPEEISSVIRWATDINWNYRQVLYTLLHDDGTSSFYRLYRHAIMLRHGNETLLHAILNDHFEDQFEQFILQNLQRQAKQHLEWLTKLSPVQEFKAWLYYDDTIIPTQFDPDENGEYVLFGRLWLDRFDDIPDTAKLNLYRNISYRNMEMFDWPIYFHFRGRDNLPKLPVELITDNKDAYWQWYRHCLLVVTIGNSPFKAANFIRKNNQLFHLPDDDQLTPLLNTFKSNEWQNEVELYNLIDCNNKLTSSMLCNYPNAIEYFIDIPEDVNFTDIKQNIDQLWQAKLANHSPAYLMLLHTIILNKLNQKEELHQVLQKLAGDDEALQQLAKAFENKLSISSSFRKENRDIYQLLNQLKTLNENLSEDNMIFNDDKSNKLENIRSDTDNDLILRLCSTLLLAKNIENQKNLEAKSLPKNKSHQIWRWNGRTNGKGFYNQICCVTTILSFLIIKLSGVKSSHHMIYYILFALIIINIIFAIRRRSNDAYSSGKYRLSIFSPSINQTNRYGPPLDS
- a CDS encoding winged helix-turn-helix transcriptional regulator; amino-acid sequence: MIGGKYKSLILWKLMSKSAMRFSELHKEIPTATAKMLTQQLRELESNGLIHRHVFPVVPPKVEYSLTNFGKSIKPVLESMYLWGSDYLNNQGLQVNCSMTALDQ